In Pyxicephalus adspersus chromosome 12, UCB_Pads_2.0, whole genome shotgun sequence, a genomic segment contains:
- the AKAP5 gene encoding A-kinase anchor protein 5, whose translation MSGCKVDTTDSSKEKLHSQTSSGKGQSDPVGKYFKGYSSMVFLRRGKHKRRQSRSNLSNLSKELQESQKKTPNVAAKKGEVLGFEEVSNEFTCDSSLVESYHLNTTKEAKFSFRKLEDGTFALETKPLNESEKSESGMKRSSKSRHKKGRYSHKPLKICFKKRSKALRKASDSNDDYKKETIPLSVNQEDITCATANLKEDSVHSTGKTWANFKRLVTPRKKLNSSLKRQSQLSARHIETSTSGTCRASQKKRFSNLRISCMNFSRGKRSANVTLTSEDPLCTIDSSENGAMESGADSERNDEVLAAKYRLQRSLDVENSKSDSNLDTSTEECPRSENDLDQNGNKNCELDPLNKHPDQKIGSTQEKKTCSGEKDLNLKTSFKRLSRSSVKGQELICKASVDYTNLQSSGVVNGPVVNEDSSIFEDNIHHKTERETDGTDTDSESELNTLSMVNDISGLVDPKSDIYEFLLMRTAASLVSKVIQSSIQQIATEDALLNHVPCKASERFYI comes from the coding sequence atgtcaggATGTAAAGTAGATACTACTGACTCATCTAAAGAAAAGCTTCACTCTCAAACAAGCAGTGGCAAGGGGCAAAGTGATCCAGTTGGGAAGTACTTTAAAGGCTACTCCTCAATGGTGTTCCTGAGGAGAGGTAAACACAAAAGAAGACAAAGCCGAAGCAACCTTTCCAACCTTTCAAAGGAATTACAAGAGAGTCAGAAGAAAACCCCAAATGTTGCAGCTAAGAAAGGTGAGGTTCTGGGTTTTGAAGAAGTCTCCAATGAGTTTACCTGTGACTCCTCCCTTGTGGAGTCCTACCATCTTAATACAACAAAGGAGGCCAAGTTTTCCTTCCGAAAACTAGAGGATGGCACTTTTGCCTTAGAAACCAAACCCTTAAATGAGTCAGAAAAATCTGAATCTGGAATGAAGAGATCTTCAAAATCTCGTCACAAGAAGGGGCGTTACTCACACAAGCCATTAAAAATTTGTttcaaaaaaagaagtaaagccCTTCGGAAGGCTTCTGATTCCAATGACGACTACAAAAAAGAAACTATACCACTTTCAGTAAATCAAGAGGACATTACTTGTGCTACAGCCAATCTAAAAGAAGATTCAGTTCATTCAACTGGTAAGACCTGGGCAAATTTTAAGAGGCTAGTAACTCCTAGAAAGAAATTGAACTCCTCTTTGAAAAGACAATCTCAACTCAGTGCTCGACACATTGAAACTAGCACAAGTGGTACTTGCAGGGCTTCACAAAAGAAAAGGTTCTCCAACCTTAGGATTTCATGCATGAACTTTTCTAGAGGAAAGCGGTCTGCCAATGTAACCTTAACGTCAGAAGACCCACTTTGTACGATAGATTCATCAGAAAATGGTGCAATGGAATCTGGAGCTGACAGTGAAAGAAATGATGAAGTTTTAGCAGCAAAATATAGACTTCAAAGATCTCTGGATGTAGAGAATAGCAAAAGTGATAGCAACCTTGATACTTCTACCGAAGAATGTCCAAGATCTGAAAACGATTTGGACCAAAACGGCAATAAGAATTGTGAGCTTGATCCTCTAAACAAGCATCCTGACCAAAAAATTGGTTctactcaagaaaaaaaaacgtgTAGTGGTGAAAAAGATCTTAAcctaaaaacaagttttaaaaggCTGTCTCGGTCCTCTGTTAAAGGGCAAGAGCTAATTTGTAAAGCTTCTGTAGAttatacaaatttacaaagttCTGGAGTAGTAAATGGGCCTGTAGTAAATGAAGACTCATCCATCTTTGAAGATAACATTCACcataaaacagaaagagaaacagATGGTACAGATACCGATAGTGAAAGTGAACTCAACACACTGTCTATGGTCAATGACATTTCTGGTCTAGTGGACCCAAAATCTGATATTTACGAATTTCTCCTAATGAGAACAGCCGCTTCTCTTGTTAGCAAGGTTATTCAATCGTCTATTCAACAGATAGCTACAGAAGATGCTTTACTTAACCATGTCCCATGCAAAGCCTCAGAAAGATTCTATATCTGA